In Bradyrhizobium erythrophlei, a single genomic region encodes these proteins:
- a CDS encoding mandelate racemase/muconate lactonizing enzyme family protein: MKIAKIEAIVISIPFAGGGKSAETAWGKKDANSADSLLVKVTTSNGITGWGEAFGFTAIPAVKAAIEQVLAPLCIGRSAASIGPLMLDVQKRLHIFGRSGAIMFAISAIDIALWDIFGKATGQPVHRLLGGSEVAELRCYASLVRYSEPQVVAANVERALADGFSHLKLHEIDVEAVRAARKTAGDDVEIMLDVNCPWTVSEALNMSSKLRPFNLRWLEEPIWPPENYDGLARLRREAGIPIAAGENASTLMDFQQMLVAGAVDFVQPSPAKMGGITELQKVFALAAANNSTVMVHTFYDGPGLLASIHASAALGSKGSLVEWRYFDLEAQLYGDAIFPKRGTIVVPQGSGLGVDPDPDVVRSFLVLS; encoded by the coding sequence ATGAAGATCGCAAAGATCGAAGCGATCGTGATTTCAATTCCCTTCGCAGGGGGCGGAAAGTCGGCCGAAACGGCTTGGGGCAAGAAGGACGCGAACTCCGCCGACTCTCTCCTCGTCAAGGTCACCACGTCGAATGGGATCACTGGATGGGGTGAGGCGTTCGGCTTCACGGCCATCCCTGCTGTCAAGGCGGCGATCGAACAGGTGCTGGCTCCCTTATGCATCGGCCGTAGCGCAGCCAGCATCGGACCATTGATGCTCGATGTTCAAAAGCGCCTGCACATCTTCGGGCGCAGCGGCGCCATCATGTTCGCCATTTCCGCAATCGATATCGCTTTGTGGGACATTTTTGGCAAAGCGACAGGTCAGCCAGTCCATCGATTGTTAGGTGGCAGCGAAGTGGCTGAACTGCGGTGCTACGCAAGCCTCGTACGCTATTCTGAACCGCAGGTCGTTGCTGCGAACGTCGAGCGGGCTTTGGCAGATGGGTTCTCTCATCTCAAGCTTCATGAAATTGACGTGGAGGCGGTACGGGCAGCGCGCAAGACTGCCGGCGACGACGTGGAAATTATGCTTGACGTCAATTGCCCGTGGACGGTCAGCGAAGCCCTGAATATGAGCTCCAAGCTGCGGCCTTTCAATCTGCGGTGGCTCGAAGAGCCGATCTGGCCCCCGGAGAATTATGACGGACTGGCTCGGTTGCGCCGCGAAGCGGGGATACCGATTGCGGCCGGGGAGAACGCTTCCACCTTGATGGATTTCCAGCAGATGCTCGTCGCAGGTGCAGTCGACTTCGTGCAGCCGAGCCCTGCAAAAATGGGTGGCATCACCGAGCTGCAAAAAGTTTTTGCGCTTGCCGCGGCAAATAACTCAACGGTCATGGTCCACACCTTTTATGACGGTCCTGGCTTGCTTGCGAGCATACATGCGAGCGCTGCGCTTGGCTCGAAGGGGTCGCTGGTGGAGTGGCGATACTTCGATCTCGAGGCTCAACTTTACGGGGATGCCATCTTCCCCAAGCGCGGAACGATTGTTGTTCCTCAAGGCTCGGGCTTGGGGGTTGATCCGGATCCGGACGTCGTACGAAGTTTTTTAGTCCTGAGCTAA
- a CDS encoding TRAP transporter substrate-binding protein: MIITRRTFLKTHAAAVGASYVALAPSLALAAPISFKIGHDQAATHPVHLRLVEAAERIKLQTNGQFLLQVFANSQLGGDTDMLTQTRSGALEMVLMPDIILGTLVPLASINAMGFAFDNEIDVHAAMDGDLGAHIRDRIVGSGLSVMKKFWENGFRQITSSTKPINHPEDLRGFKIRVPVAPLWVSMFKAFGCGPTAMNMNELYSALQTKVVEGQENPFSIIESAKFYEVQKYCSVTNHVWNGFWLLMNSRRWSAVPATVQDIVQEHLNRSAMDLRDDVVKQKDVLRKSLVERGMVFNETYPKPFRDALQAVGFYAEWRRKFGEESWAVLTKYAKAIA; this comes from the coding sequence ATGATCATTACACGCCGCACTTTCTTGAAGACGCACGCGGCCGCCGTGGGAGCTTCTTATGTCGCCTTGGCACCCTCGCTGGCGCTCGCGGCCCCAATAAGCTTCAAGATTGGACACGATCAAGCGGCGACGCACCCGGTTCATTTGCGCCTGGTCGAAGCGGCCGAACGCATCAAGCTTCAGACCAACGGGCAATTTCTGCTGCAGGTGTTTGCCAACAGCCAACTCGGCGGCGATACCGACATGTTGACGCAGACGCGCTCCGGCGCTCTGGAGATGGTGTTGATGCCCGACATCATCCTTGGCACGTTGGTGCCGCTGGCGTCCATCAACGCGATGGGTTTTGCGTTTGACAATGAAATTGACGTCCACGCCGCAATGGATGGCGATTTGGGTGCCCACATCCGCGACAGGATCGTCGGTTCCGGACTGTCGGTGATGAAGAAGTTCTGGGAGAATGGCTTCCGACAAATTACCAGCAGCACGAAGCCGATCAACCACCCCGAAGATCTTCGCGGTTTCAAGATCCGCGTCCCCGTAGCGCCGCTGTGGGTCTCCATGTTCAAGGCTTTCGGCTGCGGCCCGACCGCAATGAATATGAATGAATTGTATTCAGCGCTTCAGACTAAGGTCGTCGAAGGGCAGGAAAATCCATTCTCAATCATCGAATCCGCGAAATTCTATGAAGTGCAGAAATATTGTTCCGTCACCAACCATGTTTGGAACGGATTCTGGCTATTGATGAATTCCCGCCGCTGGAGCGCGGTCCCCGCCACCGTCCAGGACATTGTTCAGGAACATCTGAATCGTTCGGCGATGGATCTGCGTGACGACGTCGTCAAGCAGAAAGACGTGCTGCGGAAATCGCTTGTCGAACGAGGCATGGTGTTTAACGAGACGTATCCCAAGCCGTTCCGTGATGCGCTCCAGGCTGTCGGATTTTACGCGGAGTGGCGTCGGAAATTTGGCGAAGAAAGCTGGGCGGTCCTTACCAAATACGCAAAAGCAATCGCGTAA
- a CDS encoding N-acyl homoserine lactonase family protein, with the protein MRMISATFAMVFAFALSFGGAHAQSVKSGVERLYILSCGEGVAGDISLWSPGINEGKSMDFVDSCYLIKHKQGWFLWDTGLSDSVAALPNGLPPANPKFIYWRRAKMLAAQLAELNVSPSDIKKMAVSHTHPDHIGNVELFPQAMLYVQKAEYEWPNPDGTPRFKPEHPVTKVEGDLDVFGDGSIVLLATPGHTPGHQVLLVKLPKTGNIVLSGDLAHFLSNWENRGVPTFNTSKEQTNSSMQRVADIMKKENATLWINHDKVQRDGQRLSPEFYE; encoded by the coding sequence ATGCGAATGATATCCGCTACCTTCGCGATGGTTTTCGCCTTTGCACTCTCGTTTGGCGGAGCCCATGCGCAATCGGTGAAGTCTGGCGTTGAAAGGCTATATATCCTGAGCTGCGGCGAAGGGGTCGCCGGCGATATTTCCCTGTGGTCGCCAGGGATCAACGAAGGAAAGTCGATGGATTTCGTCGACAGCTGTTACCTTATTAAGCACAAACAGGGTTGGTTCCTTTGGGACACCGGTCTTTCGGATTCGGTAGCGGCCTTGCCAAACGGCCTTCCTCCCGCCAACCCAAAGTTTATCTACTGGCGTCGCGCGAAAATGCTGGCGGCGCAGCTTGCCGAGCTGAATGTTTCACCTTCCGATATCAAAAAGATGGCCGTCTCGCACACCCATCCCGATCATATCGGAAATGTCGAATTGTTTCCGCAGGCCATGCTGTATGTTCAGAAAGCCGAATACGAATGGCCGAACCCGGACGGAACGCCTCGTTTCAAGCCCGAGCATCCGGTTACGAAGGTTGAAGGAGACCTCGATGTCTTCGGAGACGGAAGCATTGTTCTGCTGGCTACCCCAGGTCACACCCCAGGCCACCAAGTATTGCTGGTGAAGCTCCCCAAAACTGGCAACATCGTCCTATCCGGCGACTTAGCTCATTTCTTGAGCAACTGGGAAAACCGTGGCGTCCCCACATTTAATACCAGCAAGGAACAAACGAATTCTTCGATGCAACGCGTCGCGGACATCATGAAGAAGGAAAACGCGACGCTCTGGATCAACCACGACAAGGTGCAGAGGGACGGCCAAAGGTTGTCGCCGGAATTCTACGAGTAA
- a CDS encoding DsbA family oxidoreductase → MTKSIKIDFVSDVSCPWCVIGLGNLDVALKRLGGQLTADIRFQPFELNPGLPPEGESRFDNVARKYKVGREQAIANRERQRGLAAEVGFDMVTTDESRFYNTFDAHRLLHWARIEGRQEGLKRALLAAYHTNMQNPGDHGVLVAAAESVGLEGAAARDVLTSGRYTDEVRDAEERWRRAGISSVPAVVVNDRYLITGAEPPEAFEQAIRKAVSEVA, encoded by the coding sequence ATGACCAAATCCATCAAGATCGACTTCGTATCCGATGTCTCGTGCCCCTGGTGCGTCATTGGGTTGGGAAACCTGGATGTCGCGCTGAAGCGATTGGGGGGGCAATTGACGGCCGACATTCGTTTCCAGCCCTTTGAGCTTAATCCGGGCCTCCCGCCAGAGGGCGAGAGCCGTTTCGACAACGTGGCACGCAAATACAAGGTCGGACGCGAGCAGGCGATCGCGAACCGTGAGCGCCAGCGCGGGCTCGCGGCGGAGGTCGGCTTCGACATGGTGACAACAGACGAAAGCCGGTTCTACAACACTTTCGACGCGCATCGCCTGCTGCACTGGGCGCGGATCGAGGGGCGGCAAGAAGGGCTGAAGCGTGCGCTGCTCGCCGCCTACCATACCAACATGCAGAATCCCGGTGATCACGGTGTGCTCGTGGCCGCTGCTGAATCCGTTGGCCTCGAAGGTGCGGCTGCGCGCGATGTGCTCACCTCAGGGCGCTACACCGACGAGGTGCGCGACGCAGAAGAGAGATGGCGCCGAGCAGGCATAAGCAGCGTTCCCGCCGTGGTGGTCAACGATCGGTACCTGATCACAGGGGCCGAGCCGCCGGAGGCGTTCGAGCAGGCCATCCGGAAGGCTGTGTCCGAAGTCGCCTGA
- a CDS encoding LysR family transcriptional regulator: MKRINLRLLGVFRVVFETRSVTTASIKLGVTQPAVSKALVELEKDVNLTLFGRERRRLIPTEDAARLYEETTRLFSHVSVFEDRVEDFRSGEAGQLSIAVIPTLASSIVVQATVALHAKAPDTIVRVVTGSRAEVIKATTHHQVDLGLAHAPLADRDLDVEIIGESEIVAVVPLGHPFERYDFVTPRDLDGQPLIGLDIGSPAGHLLRECFEAEGIAMRIVMEANSSGVAFAAACSGRSIALIDPWPNSIARNSQCNLVRFRPMVPQRVALLRSTFRPPSRVAELFAEELRLAIVKAAATTHFVRGMTTST; encoded by the coding sequence ATGAAAAGAATCAATCTAAGGCTGCTTGGAGTCTTCAGGGTTGTATTCGAAACGCGGAGCGTGACCACAGCTTCCATCAAGCTCGGCGTCACTCAGCCTGCCGTGAGCAAGGCGCTCGTCGAGTTAGAGAAGGACGTCAATCTCACCCTGTTCGGGCGTGAGCGGCGTCGACTGATCCCAACAGAAGACGCAGCCCGGCTGTACGAAGAGACCACGCGGCTCTTTTCGCACGTTTCGGTTTTTGAAGATCGTGTCGAAGACTTCCGCTCCGGAGAGGCCGGTCAGTTGTCAATCGCGGTCATCCCGACATTGGCATCCTCAATCGTAGTTCAAGCAACGGTCGCGCTGCACGCAAAGGCGCCTGACACGATTGTCAGAGTCGTCACAGGATCTCGTGCCGAAGTCATCAAGGCGACTACGCATCACCAAGTCGATCTAGGTCTTGCGCATGCGCCTTTGGCCGATCGCGACCTCGATGTCGAAATCATCGGCGAGAGCGAAATAGTGGCAGTGGTGCCCCTCGGCCACCCGTTTGAGAGATATGATTTCGTAACTCCCCGAGACCTAGACGGGCAACCCTTGATTGGCCTTGACATCGGTTCACCCGCAGGTCACCTCCTTCGCGAATGTTTCGAAGCCGAAGGCATTGCGATGCGTATCGTTATGGAGGCGAACAGTTCGGGGGTCGCCTTCGCCGCGGCATGCTCAGGGCGATCTATCGCGCTTATCGATCCCTGGCCAAATTCGATTGCACGTAACAGCCAATGTAACCTTGTTCGGTTTAGGCCCATGGTCCCCCAGCGCGTCGCTCTTCTTCGATCGACGTTCCGACCTCCTTCTCGCGTTGCCGAATTATTTGCGGAAGAACTGCGACTCGCAATCGTGAAAGCTGCCGCGACTACTCACTTCGTGAGGGGAATGACCACAAGTACATAA
- a CDS encoding M24 family metallopeptidase has product MLLFERSEYLARVTRVKKAMAEKGIDVLLIASPANQFWLTGYDGWSFYTPQMVVVNSTEEEPLWIGRKMDSVGAKFTAFLAERNVLPYPDNYVGSSELHPIQFVAEELQRRGWDRGRVGVETDDYYYTAKWDAILRHGLPNCEFVDAFLLVNRCRMVKSDRELDYMRQAGRIAAAAQQAAFDKAQPGVRQCDVMAELYRVTTAGLPEFGGTFPCKPPNAMVGEYCAAPHLSWTDAPLEKEDLFYIEMGGVRHRYHSPLSRCIYLGKPTERMDFVAKVIAEGLNAVLEKVRPGVLCEELAAAWKAVISRYGIEKDSRIGYPVGIGFPPTWGELTASLRAGDKTVMEKNMTFHCIPAIWMEKYGLVISESFAVTDKGAECFADFPRVLLSKA; this is encoded by the coding sequence ATGCTGCTGTTCGAACGGTCGGAATATCTGGCGCGCGTCACTCGCGTAAAAAAAGCGATGGCCGAGAAAGGCATCGACGTACTGCTCATCGCGTCGCCCGCCAATCAATTCTGGCTAACCGGCTATGACGGCTGGTCCTTTTACACGCCTCAGATGGTGGTCGTGAATTCGACCGAGGAAGAGCCACTCTGGATTGGCCGAAAAATGGACTCGGTCGGTGCCAAGTTCACGGCGTTCCTCGCCGAGAGGAATGTCCTGCCATATCCCGACAACTACGTCGGTTCGTCGGAACTGCACCCGATACAATTTGTCGCAGAGGAACTTCAAAGACGCGGCTGGGATCGCGGAAGGGTCGGCGTAGAGACCGATGACTACTACTACACGGCTAAGTGGGACGCCATACTTCGGCACGGTCTTCCGAATTGCGAGTTCGTCGACGCGTTCCTTTTGGTCAACCGCTGCCGGATGGTGAAGTCCGATCGTGAGTTGGATTATATGAGACAGGCCGGCCGCATCGCGGCCGCGGCACAACAGGCTGCTTTTGACAAGGCACAACCGGGAGTCCGGCAGTGCGATGTCATGGCCGAATTGTATCGCGTGACCACGGCTGGCTTGCCTGAGTTCGGCGGAACATTCCCGTGCAAGCCGCCTAACGCGATGGTCGGCGAGTATTGCGCGGCACCGCATTTGTCGTGGACCGATGCCCCGCTGGAAAAAGAAGATCTCTTCTATATCGAGATGGGCGGCGTCAGGCACCGCTACCACTCGCCTTTGTCCCGCTGCATCTACCTCGGAAAACCGACCGAACGGATGGACTTCGTTGCCAAGGTGATTGCCGAGGGATTGAATGCGGTCCTCGAGAAGGTTCGTCCGGGAGTACTTTGCGAGGAATTAGCAGCGGCTTGGAAGGCGGTGATCAGTCGATACGGTATCGAGAAGGACAGCCGGATCGGGTACCCCGTCGGGATCGGTTTTCCGCCGACATGGGGCGAACTGACTGCGAGTCTTCGTGCCGGCGATAAAACGGTCATGGAGAAGAACATGACATTCCACTGCATCCCCGCGATTTGGATGGAAAAGTACGGGCTCGTCATCTCGGAATCTTTCGCAGTGACCGACAAGGGGGCTGAATGCTTCGCCGACTTCCCGCGCGTACTGCTTTCCAAGGCCTGA
- a CDS encoding aspartate/glutamate racemase family protein, which translates to MRQGVLTGGHNLYGHRVGILMIEGRFPRPSGAIGNASSFPFPVMHHIVKGFSGSRTVRDLGSLDPTTKEFQDAVQPWVDGARYLEGQGCRAITTSCGFAALFQRHLLEAVDIPVFASSLMLVPFISATLQRNKRVGVITAEASSLSSRHLEAVSIDPSAVYVVGMEGCSEFSATAWEDRTTLDFPAAENEALEVAKRLVAGRPDIGAILLECSLLPPYAAAIQAEIGLPVFDFTHMVTLVHSACARTYFSGLL; encoded by the coding sequence GTGAGACAAGGTGTACTCACCGGAGGCCATAATCTTTATGGCCACAGAGTAGGGATCCTGATGATCGAGGGACGCTTTCCTCGACCATCGGGCGCAATCGGAAATGCGTCTTCTTTTCCGTTTCCTGTGATGCATCACATTGTGAAAGGCTTCTCGGGAAGCCGGACAGTGCGAGACCTTGGCTCCCTTGATCCGACGACCAAGGAATTCCAGGATGCGGTCCAACCCTGGGTGGATGGCGCACGCTATCTCGAAGGCCAGGGTTGTCGCGCGATAACGACGTCTTGTGGGTTCGCTGCACTATTTCAACGTCACCTGCTTGAGGCCGTCGATATTCCGGTCTTTGCCTCCTCTTTGATGCTGGTGCCGTTTATTTCCGCTACTCTTCAAAGGAACAAGCGCGTAGGGGTGATCACGGCGGAAGCAAGCAGTCTGTCTTCTCGCCACCTTGAAGCCGTGTCTATTGATCCCTCTGCGGTCTACGTTGTCGGAATGGAAGGATGCTCGGAATTCTCAGCAACGGCTTGGGAGGACCGAACGACACTTGATTTTCCCGCTGCGGAGAACGAGGCCCTGGAAGTGGCAAAACGACTGGTTGCTGGGCGACCGGATATCGGTGCCATTCTACTGGAGTGCTCTCTGTTGCCTCCCTATGCCGCGGCGATTCAGGCCGAGATTGGGCTGCCGGTGTTCGATTTCACGCACATGGTTACCTTGGTCCACAGCGCCTGTGCGCGCACGTATTTCTCGGGCCTGTTGTAA
- a CDS encoding ABC transporter permease produces MLYPLSTLVAVVALWYAAVKIFHVPPYLLPLPGDVLRRLQEDAWFLLGHSWATVYVTLGGFFLSIIVGVPLAILLVASRTLERAIMPWLVLSQTFPKVALAPLIVVWFGLGLGPKLVVTFLVAFFPILVSTIVGLRSIERDMLELANSTRATTLQTFFYFRLPTALPNIFAGMKVSVAFAVVGAVIAEWVGANQGLGYLLLQANANLDTSLLFAVLVILLVIGVFLYYAVEFVERLVIPWHSTIRLQNVTT; encoded by the coding sequence GTGCTGTATCCGCTGAGCACATTGGTTGCCGTCGTTGCGCTCTGGTATGCCGCAGTAAAGATCTTCCATGTTCCTCCGTATCTGCTTCCGCTGCCCGGAGATGTCCTTCGTCGGCTCCAGGAAGATGCGTGGTTCCTGCTCGGTCATAGTTGGGCGACGGTTTACGTCACTCTAGGCGGGTTTTTTCTGTCGATCATTGTCGGCGTGCCGCTTGCAATTCTGCTCGTTGCTTCACGAACTTTGGAGCGGGCGATCATGCCGTGGTTGGTGTTGAGCCAGACTTTTCCCAAGGTTGCTCTGGCTCCCTTGATCGTTGTGTGGTTTGGGTTGGGGCTTGGGCCTAAGTTGGTAGTCACCTTCCTGGTGGCTTTTTTTCCAATTCTCGTTTCGACCATCGTTGGTCTTCGTAGCATCGAGCGTGACATGCTGGAACTCGCGAACTCGACGCGCGCTACCACGTTACAGACCTTTTTCTATTTTCGCCTGCCGACTGCGCTGCCGAATATCTTCGCGGGCATGAAGGTCTCCGTTGCCTTTGCCGTTGTTGGTGCCGTTATTGCCGAATGGGTCGGCGCCAATCAGGGGCTTGGCTACTTGCTGCTGCAAGCGAATGCCAATCTCGATACCAGCCTGCTCTTCGCTGTCCTGGTGATATTGCTCGTCATAGGCGTTTTTCTTTACTACGCCGTCGAATTTGTCGAACGACTTGTCATACCTTGGCACAGCACCATTCGTCTGCAGAACGTTACGACCTAA
- a CDS encoding ABC transporter substrate-binding protein produces MAKISRRSVLLGTAATGLMAPFVTSARAATPISFRLDWSIYGSHAPFFLALQEKMYEKAGLDVSIGEGQGSATVAKIVGQGNDPIGFVDFTSTIRAIEQGVPLMAIGRVISDVMCVISHADAPVNKPNELEGKVVAYAPSESTGQMLAALLQRANVDATKISVLNPATAAKNAMFLQKRADAIPANVNVQVAQLEEQGAKLHYFLFSDFGVEMMNNGLVANADWLKKNREAAKAFVRVSLDAFAAAKADPGKAIDVLIKQLPQQARNKNVLRRQLDLTFPSLETSATKGKPLGYMAEEDWRATQDLLVKYGGLPKAVDLNKLYSNEFAEA; encoded by the coding sequence ATGGCCAAAATATCAAGGCGAAGTGTGTTGCTCGGAACAGCAGCAACTGGGCTCATGGCGCCGTTCGTCACCTCGGCGCGCGCGGCAACCCCGATCAGCTTCAGGCTTGACTGGTCGATCTACGGTTCGCACGCGCCGTTCTTCCTGGCGCTGCAAGAGAAGATGTACGAAAAAGCCGGCCTGGATGTCAGTATTGGCGAGGGGCAGGGATCCGCCACGGTAGCCAAGATCGTGGGGCAGGGTAACGATCCCATCGGCTTTGTCGACTTTACCAGCACGATCAGGGCCATCGAGCAGGGGGTGCCGCTAATGGCGATCGGAAGGGTGATCTCCGATGTCATGTGTGTGATCAGTCACGCCGATGCGCCCGTCAACAAGCCGAATGAGCTCGAAGGCAAGGTCGTTGCTTACGCACCATCCGAAAGTACCGGGCAAATGCTTGCCGCGCTGCTTCAGCGAGCGAACGTCGATGCGACCAAGATCAGCGTCTTGAATCCGGCAACAGCCGCGAAGAATGCGATGTTTCTCCAGAAGCGGGCGGATGCAATCCCCGCAAACGTCAACGTTCAGGTAGCTCAACTTGAGGAGCAGGGCGCGAAACTGCACTACTTCCTGTTCAGCGACTTCGGCGTGGAGATGATGAACAATGGACTCGTGGCCAATGCCGACTGGTTGAAGAAGAATCGTGAGGCGGCGAAGGCCTTTGTCCGCGTCTCGCTAGACGCATTCGCGGCAGCCAAAGCCGATCCGGGAAAAGCAATTGACGTTCTGATCAAGCAATTGCCGCAGCAGGCACGGAACAAGAATGTACTTCGCCGGCAATTGGACCTGACGTTCCCGTCGCTGGAAACAAGCGCAACAAAGGGGAAGCCGCTCGGTTATATGGCTGAAGAAGATTGGCGCGCGACGCAGGATCTGCTCGTCAAGTATGGCGGGCTGCCGAAGGCGGTCGATCTCAACAAGCTCTACAGCAATGAGTTTGCGGAAGCCTGA
- a CDS encoding ABC transporter ATP-binding protein: protein MAEPIAIRGVSKNFQTGKTSLMALKDIELDVAAGEFVAIVGASGCGKSTLLRLIGGLLAPSQGEIRIGDKAVTEPNPGIGIVFQTPVLLPWRTVRENVRLPLDIQRTARDPQRIGALLELVGLRGFESSSPFELSGGMQQRVALCRALVTDPSLLLMDEPFGALDALTREQMNLELQRVWMDTGKTVVLITHSITEAVMLADRVVVMTPRPGRIQEIISVEMPRPRDFSSLRDPAFHSACERIRTLMNASGIVE, encoded by the coding sequence ATGGCCGAGCCGATCGCGATACGGGGCGTCTCGAAAAACTTCCAGACCGGCAAGACAAGCTTGATGGCTCTCAAAGACATCGAGCTGGACGTCGCGGCAGGCGAGTTCGTCGCAATCGTGGGGGCTTCGGGATGCGGAAAGTCGACGCTTCTGCGCTTGATCGGGGGTCTGTTGGCGCCGTCGCAGGGAGAGATTCGGATTGGTGATAAGGCCGTAACCGAGCCTAACCCGGGTATCGGAATCGTCTTTCAGACGCCCGTGCTGCTTCCCTGGCGTACGGTTCGGGAAAACGTGCGGCTACCCCTGGATATTCAAAGGACGGCTCGAGACCCGCAGCGCATCGGCGCACTGCTGGAGCTTGTGGGGCTTCGAGGTTTCGAGAGCAGCAGTCCGTTTGAGCTATCTGGAGGAATGCAACAGCGGGTTGCCTTGTGCCGGGCTCTGGTTACCGATCCATCTCTTTTGCTCATGGACGAGCCGTTCGGCGCGCTTGACGCATTGACACGAGAACAGATGAACCTCGAATTGCAGCGCGTCTGGATGGATACGGGAAAGACTGTCGTCCTGATTACGCACAGCATCACGGAGGCGGTGATGCTTGCAGACCGGGTCGTGGTCATGACGCCGCGTCCAGGACGAATCCAGGAAATCATTTCAGTTGAGATGCCGCGGCCACGCGACTTTTCCTCACTACGAGATCCCGCCTTTCACAGCGCCTGCGAGCGCATTCGAACACTGATGAATGCTTCAGGGATCGTGGAGTAG
- a CDS encoding gamma-glutamyltransferase has translation MVVAGHPLASAAGAAMLRRGGNAMDAAVAAAATLAIAIPFMNGLGGDAIALHATVSGDVTAINGSGRTPRSISVEGLRKRGLTSMPQRGPVPVTVPGVVAAWGEALERFGSHSLAEVLQAAIALAENGVALDASAIGFFNGAEYAELVQEFPALGVHYGPAGGRPLGEILKQPAAARTMRTIAERGWREFYSGALASDWLAAARGQGVLIEEQDLIEHATSFERALSTDWRGRQVHVAPPNSQGLALLAMLRLAEVRPAPPPSDGSDPLIDPLAYLARKNQAFAMRDAYCADPRRVTLPDDIFSTSRLKALALHNGPTMSRSGGGDTSTLVVIDANGNAVSWVQSLFESFGSGIVCPDQGMVLHNRAMLERLDEDPVRGMLGGFRPFHTLCPALMIGDAGVELAIATPGDHGQPQSIFQVVRRNFEQGLDIQAAIEWPRLRHDDGEEVMLEQRCPSSWDGYLGKQGWRVRRVDSWSRLMGGVNAIRRSEGLLMGGADPRRSSYAIAE, from the coding sequence ATGGTGGTCGCCGGCCACCCGCTCGCTTCGGCAGCTGGCGCTGCAATGCTGCGCAGAGGCGGAAACGCCATGGATGCGGCAGTCGCCGCGGCCGCTACGCTCGCTATCGCAATTCCGTTCATGAATGGTCTCGGGGGTGACGCGATTGCACTCCACGCTACCGTGAGCGGCGATGTTACTGCCATTAATGGATCAGGACGCACGCCGCGATCGATTTCGGTGGAAGGCCTGCGAAAGCGAGGTCTCACCTCGATGCCGCAACGCGGGCCGGTCCCGGTCACCGTGCCTGGGGTCGTTGCCGCGTGGGGCGAGGCCCTCGAGCGGTTCGGTAGCCATTCCTTGGCGGAAGTTTTGCAAGCTGCGATCGCACTTGCTGAAAACGGCGTCGCCCTGGATGCCTCGGCGATCGGCTTTTTTAACGGAGCCGAATACGCCGAGCTTGTCCAAGAATTCCCTGCACTGGGTGTCCATTATGGACCCGCCGGAGGCCGGCCCCTGGGAGAAATTCTAAAACAGCCTGCGGCCGCTCGAACTATGCGAACGATCGCGGAACGAGGGTGGCGCGAGTTCTATTCCGGCGCGCTTGCTTCTGACTGGCTCGCCGCGGCGCGCGGGCAGGGTGTCTTGATTGAAGAGCAGGACCTCATCGAACACGCGACATCGTTTGAAAGGGCATTGTCGACCGATTGGCGCGGCCGGCAAGTTCACGTCGCGCCGCCGAATTCGCAAGGATTGGCCTTGTTGGCGATGCTCAGGTTGGCCGAAGTGAGGCCGGCTCCTCCGCCCAGCGATGGATCCGATCCTCTGATTGATCCGCTGGCTTATCTCGCCCGAAAGAACCAGGCATTCGCGATGCGCGATGCCTACTGTGCTGATCCACGCAGGGTTACATTGCCCGATGACATCTTCTCGACCAGTCGCCTCAAGGCGCTGGCTTTGCATAACGGACCGACCATGAGTCGGTCAGGCGGCGGCGATACCTCAACGCTTGTCGTGATCGATGCAAACGGCAATGCTGTGTCCTGGGTGCAGTCTTTGTTCGAGTCGTTCGGCTCGGGCATCGTCTGCCCTGACCAAGGGATGGTCTTGCATAACCGGGCCATGCTCGAACGTCTTGATGAGGACCCGGTACGTGGAATGCTTGGCGGTTTCCGGCCATTCCATACGTTGTGTCCGGCACTCATGATCGGCGACGCAGGCGTTGAGCTTGCGATTGCGACGCCTGGAGATCACGGTCAGCCGCAGTCGATCTTTCAGGTCGTCCGTCGTAATTTCGAGCAAGGTCTCGACATCCAAGCGGCAATCGAATGGCCGCGGCTGCGCCACGATGATGGGGAGGAAGTCATGCTCGAGCAGCGCTGCCCCTCTTCCTGGGACGGATACTTAGGCAAGCAGGGCTGGAGGGTCAGGCGCGTCGATAGCTGGTCGCGGTTGATGGGCGGCGTGAACGCAATACGAAGGAGCGAAGGTCTGTTGATGGGCGGCGCCGATCCGCGCCGTTCGTCGTACGCAATAGCAGAATAG